Below is a genomic region from Odocoileus virginianus isolate 20LAN1187 ecotype Illinois unplaced genomic scaffold, Ovbor_1.2 Unplaced_Contig_122, whole genome shotgun sequence.
gtcccttgcattggcaggtggatctcCATCCCcttaccaccagggaaatcctgtatatcagtttttaaaaaagagttgtgGGGGGCCATTGCGAAGTTTTTCTGTACATAGTATTTCATCCCTTAGGTCAGTGTATTTCAGAGTTTGCGCTTTTCTTACGGAGTGCGGTAGCTGTAAAAAGTGGAGAACCCTCTCCTCTCACCTCCTCCCTCACATAGTCCTGATCGTACATCTGAAGCATCATTCTCCATTACCACATGCCTTGTATGACCGTCACATCTTTGTACACAGTACGCCCAACCCCGTATCAGACAGCCCAGAGCACCACAGCCCCACCCAGTCTGACCCCGCTCGCTGTAAAGGGCTCTCCTTACAGTTACAGCGGGAGCCGATCCACAGTGAGGAATGCGCATCTCAATCTACGATTTCAAAGGGCCACTTTGTCAAGAGTCAGAATCTGAAAAGTAGGGGAGAATTCTCACTCCCCCACTTCTCCAATATGTCCCcatgttactgttgttgttttgtctccTTACAGGGGCTTCGGATTTGTGGAGAGCCTACTGGGACATGAGAGAAGCTAATTACCAAAATTCAGGCAGATACTTCCGCGCTCGAGGGAACTATGAGGCTGCTCAAAGGGGCCCCGGGGGCGTCTGGGCTGCAAAAATCATCAGGTATCAGGGCTCCTGAGGGCGCTGAGCGGAGCTTGTCTGTTTCCAGAGGGTCAGGGGGCTCTGTGGCCCATACTCCTCCTGCCCCTACTCCTGGCATCCGCATGGCCCGCGGAGCCAGGGCAGGATATGGGTGCGGAGGTGTCTCCCCTCACTGCCAAGGAGAAAGCGAGGGGTCACTAAAGAAGCCTGATTCAGGGTATTTGAAGAACCAATAACCAGAGCTTTGCCAAAGAGGGTGCATATTTTAGCCCTCCTTCTTAACGATGGGCTTTTCTAGTCTCCTTTCAAAGACAACTGCTTTGTctgcaagaggagaaaggagtcAGAGGACAAAGCTGTCTCAAGCGACCCAGCTGAAATTCTCCTGTCTCCCTTCCTTCTAGCAATGTCGGGGAGTACCTTCAAGGATTCTTACACCAGATTTACCTTGGAAGAGACAGCATTGGGTTGGAGGACCAGGTGTCCAACCGGAGAGCTGAGGAATGGGGCCGGAGCGGCCAAGACCCAGATCACTTCAGACCTGAAGGCCTACCGAAGAAATACTGAGTCTTGTGCCCTCTGTTCTCGAGGGGCTACGCTGTGAGCCACACATCACTTCTCCAAAAACAGGGAGTGTGATTGAGCTCTGTCATCCCAGGAACTGAGACTTGTACTCAGAGCTgcccaataaatgtttgtggaactGAACATGTTGATGGGAACTGGAGTTTTGAGTCAGACTCTGGGGAGAAAGGCCTCCTGGCACCATTTGGAAGGTGAAAGCTCTGTGGAGGATGAGCCTGTGACTGGAGGGTCCCAGGAATCCCCTGGTGACCTGGACCCCTGCCCTGTGCTCACATGGCCCCGTGGCGCCGTGGTACTCAAAGGACCCAGTTTCTCCTCCTGAGTAAGCCTGAGCTGGGAGAGCACTGGCCATCACGCTGGGCTCCTCGGTGGCGGGGCCTGACTCGGGCACAAGCCTGGGCAGCCCCAtggcctcttcttcctccccagtCACTGCGTTGCTGCTTCAGGCCTCTCTGGGTCCCGACTCTCCCCTGCAACACCAGAGCCTACCCCTGACTCAACTGTTAACTGGTCTCAGCTCGTGTAACCTAAGAAATCATTCTCAGATGAGTTTCCCTTACCTTTATCCTCACTACCTTTGGATCAAACAAAATACTATTTTCACTTCTAGAGTGAATGTCAGCTATATGGATATACACTTCCAATGCAGTTTAAGAGAAGCCTCCTCAGAAGCACAGACGGATGGCGATCCAAACTCTGCTGGGCTGTGGGAAGCTGGGGCATAGTAATTATAGAGGCCACCATTTTCTTTCATTGCAAATGTTCTAACTCTACATGCTTTATTTGATTTGCCACAAAGGCTTTGCAGTTCTCACTTGAAGAAATGAGGCTTAGAGGTAAGTGATCTGGactttgctcaaggtcacacctGCAGTAGGTGAGCAGCCAGGACTGCAGGCTGGTGAGGCTGACTGCAGGAGGACAGGGACGTGCTGTcaagactgaggttcagaggtgGGGACTCTCTCTTCCACGGATCTCCGCACGAGAGCCCTTGTGCTCAGGAGATGCCTGACTGGTTACAGACACACCACAGCTTGTTCTCATCATGGGAACAGTGCCTCGCGGAGTCCCTACCCTCAGCTTCTGATTTCTTAATAAATTCTCACATTGAAAACCCAGCCTTCAATCCATGTCACTCTTCACTctttcaccttttcctcttcctctttatcGTCAGACTTGAGAGTCTGTCCACCTGCACGTTCTGCTTCCTCACTTCTGACTCACACTGGGACCCACACCAGCCTGACCTCTGTCCCCACCGCTCAGCAAAACAGCTCTGGTCACCAGTGACCTCCAGGGTGCCCACTGATAAGTTCCTGTTTCGTATCAGGAAGGCTCTGAGACACGCTCAGCACAGTTGTCTTCTCACTCCTTTCTGGTAGGTTCTCTCTTGGCTTTTGTTCACCCTCCTTTTGTTtccctttaatttcctttatctcCTTATCTGGGTCTTTTCATCTCCCCAAACCCTAAGGGTGTTTCAGACTTGGTTCTGggttcttactttttttttttttccttccacttttATGTCTATAGTCTCCCCAACAAGTATAGCAAATAGTATCTATATGCTGATGGCTCTGAAAATTATACCTCCCCGCTCAGAATCTGATTTCCCAAATCTGTGTTTATACATTTGATTGGCCTCTAGACACTTCTGCTTGGATGCCTTCCCGAGATCTCACACTCGTATGTCCCAAAGGGAACTCTCATTTGCCTCCAGAACTTTTCACCCTCAGGCCTCTCCATTTCAGCCTCTAGAAATCTCTGATTGGGTGACTTCCAGAGATTTCACACTCAATGTGTCCCAAAGTGAGCTCTCATCTCCCCCACCAGAATTCTTCACACTCAGGCCCCTCCATTTAAGTAAATGATCCGATTAGTCCCTCTGTTGCTCAGTCCAGAAACTGAGGCATGTCCTTGATGCTTCCCTTCCCTTTACCCCACATCCAGTCCACTAACAAGTCCTGTGATTCAACTTCCAAAATTCATCTCTAGTCCATCAGCCTGCTCTCATATGCATCTCTGTGCTCCTGGCCACACCATTTCTCTCCTGGCTTCCTGCAACAGCTGTCTAACCAGTCTCCCCATCTTCATGGCTTCCCCCTCTGCTTAAGTTGACTGTATAATTTTTCATCTAAACCGAGTCACTTTCCACTGAGGAAAAGGGCATTATTGATGATTATACATGGATGGCAGGAATAAATTGAAACCGTCCTGGGTAAAAGAGAGCCTGTGTTTACCCTACCTCTCAGTCTAGCATACAAATTATATTCAGATCATATCTCTTCCCTGCTTAAAATTCTTCCATGGGTTCCCATTTCCCTCAGAATGTAATCCAGTGTGAGCTGTCCCTGGCCACCCTCCAGCATCATCTGATGCCACACCCTCCCCGGCTCCCTGCCCTTCCATCTCACCAACAAGCCAAGCTTTTATTTGGCACAGGACCTTTGCATCCTTTGCATATGACATTTTCTCTGCTCAGAACACTCTTCTGCTTGTTCTTCACATGACTGGGTGTTTCTCACCTGACTCTCCTGAGATCACTCTTTCTTGAGAGAGGCCTTCCTGGTCATCCTGGCTGATCTACTCTGGTTATTCTGTACTTTTTGCCAATTTCAACATGTGGAAttcttttactaatattttggtttattcttctgatttcttttggaCTTTGTTTTGGTTTATATTCATCCCTTTTATTACAGAATCAGTGAGAGAAGTGaccatttctttcttgtttataTCTGAATATCCAGTCCTGGCACATAATGGAATTTCAACAAGTGCTTATTggaaattaataaatgaagaattgaattcatgtattgttttattagtagaaatttttctttcaaaggagGTCAGACTGGCTTTAAGAAACAGGAAGGAActaagaaagaggaggaagctaAAGAAGAAACAGTAGAATCAGGggaagcaggaggcagggggatcAAGCCACAAGGGATGGTTGACCCCCAGGGGAGTAGAAACCTCTCTTGctctgaggaaggaaggaaggtgaagAGTAGGGATGGGGAAGAAGCACATGGGAGAGGAGGACCTGGGGCCTGCAGGAACTCGATTGTAGCTCCTCTTGATGTAGGTGACTGTCCCCAAGATTCATCACACTCCAGGGTATTTGCCTGTTTTTTTGGTCTGTCTTTAAAGCTAGTACGTAGAAAACT
It encodes:
- the LOC110146745 gene encoding serum amyloid A-4 protein isoform X3, translating into MKLFIGVLFCTLIMGVTGEGWYSFFKEAVQGASDLWRAYWDMREANYQNSGRYFRARGNYEAAQRGPGGVWAAKIISNVGEYLQGFLHQIYLGRDSIGLEDQVSNRRAEEWGRSGQDPDHFRPEGLPKKY